Genomic segment of Flavobacteriales bacterium:
TTTGATTTCACTAAAAAAGACATCATTTTTTTGATAGCCTTTTTAGGGTGGATGCCGGCTCCCCTCGATATAGCAATATGGCACTCTATATGGGGTTTAAAAAACAAAGAAGCCAAAAGCACAAGTGAGAGCGACTCGATGTTTGATTTTAAAGTAGGATATTGGGGTACAGCAATTTTGGCGGTATGCTTTTTATTGTTAGGTGCAAATGTTATTTACGGCACAGATATAGTATTAGAAGATGCCGCAGGCAAATATGCAGGGCAATTAATTGATATTTACACCAGTAGCATTGGCAATTGGGCTTATTATTTTATTGCTATTTCGGCATTTACCACCATGTTTAGCACCACACTAACCTGCTTGGATGCAATGCCCAGGGTTATGCAGCAATTAGCCGTGGTTTGGAAAAATGAAAGCCAAGTAGCCACCATCCAAGAAGAGCGTAAATCAAGATTAATTTGGATGGCCATAATAGTGGTTGGTGCCGTTGTTTTACTCAGATTTTTCATTTCAAACATGACCCAAATGGTGTCAATAGCCACCAGTTTTTCGTTTTTAACCGCTCCCATTTTAGCCATACTCAGCATATTGCTGGTTAAAAAGCATTTGCCTCCAAATTTTTGGCCAAAATGGAAATATGTCATCGCCTGGATTGGCGTGTTTTTTTTGGTGCTACTTAGTGGTTTTTATTTATCTTATTTATAACCCATGAAACCAGAGGCCGGAAAAATATTAATATCAGACCCATTTTTGAGAGATCCAAATTTTGCTCGAACCATTGTATTGGTTGTGGAACATAACGACAACGGAACACTGGGTTTTGTGCTGAACAATTCTATTGATTTAACATTAAAGGCTGCCTTGAAAAATGACAAGCTGCCTGAAAAAGAAATTTATCAGGGTGGTCCGGTAGAACTCAATACCATTCATTTTCTTCATACCGTGGGACACATTATTGGCCAATCAATAGAGATACTGCCCAAAGTATTTTGGGGTGGAGACTTTAATAAGGCCATTAACATTTTAGAGAAAAACCCGCAAATGGCCAATCAATTTGTTTTTTTTCTGGGCTACTCTGGCTGGGGTGCTGGCCAATTGGAAGACGAACTACACGAGGGAGCATGGATTGTTGGAAACATTGGTGGTTCCACCGTTTTTAATAGTAATCTCGACTCAACCGAACTGTGGAAAAAGGCGATGCAAAACTTAGGTGGCAAATACGCTTTGCTGATTAATTCTCCGATAAACCCTGAATTGAATTAAAAAAATGGTGCTTAAATTTTAAGTATTCAAGCACCTTTCTGTTGTCTTTCAATGGCATTTTATCCCAAAAGAGCCAAATATTTTTTTCGGTTTTCGTAAATTATCCATAATAAAACAGCCCATAGAATCAGAGTTAAAGGCAATCCTTCGGGCATATTAATAATACTGGTCATCAAAATGCCAACCATTATGGGAAACACGATTAATGCACCCAAAGCTCTGGTTTTAGGTATTAAAATAAGAAGGCCTCCAACCAATTCGGCAAAAGCAACTAATGGGATAAGCCAAGATATTTCCATTAAAGAGGCATTTAGTTTTACCATTGCCTCGGGCAAGTCATCTGGTACGGGTATGTATTCAAAAAACTTGTTTAACCCACCATTAATCATTAACAAACCTAACAAAATCGAGAGTACGTTTAAAATCTTGTTTTTCATATATTTTTTACTTTTTGTTTTGATAACTAATCATCCAATTAATGCCATACTTGTCTTGGAATTCTCCGAAATAAGCACCAAAAAACATATCGGCCAAGGGCATTGTTATTTTTCCATCCGCAGAAAGTTCCTCAAACAATCGGGTAGCTTCCTCTCTCGATTCAGGCTCAATGCAGATATGCATGTTGTTTCCGATGTTTAGGTTAAAACCCATTTCTTTTGGAGCATCTGTGCCCATCAGCACAAAACCTTCGATGATAGGAAGTTCCACATGCAAAATCATTTTTTTAATACTTTCTGAGATGGTTGGATTTCCTGGTTCGGCAGGAATATCTCCAAATCGCTGAATGCCTTTTCCTGCAAATTCGGTTCTAAAAACGGACTTGTAAAAAAGAAACGCTTCCTCTGTTTTGCCATCAAAATTAAGATAGGTGGTTACCCGAGGTTTGTTATTTGCTTTATTTTCTTGTCTGAGCTTAAATTGGATTTCAAGATATTGATCAAGATTGCCCAAAGCCATGGTAAACCCTTCTTTAAACCCTAATTCAATAATTTTTTCGAGGTCGGCCAAACTATCATATTGGGCAACAATATTTACTATGGTGGTATTTTTTTCTTGGGTAAATGTATTAGTCCACAGTGTGCGGGGCATGTCGGTGTTTGTATTGCCCTTTTCATCGCAAAAAGCATCCAAACCAGAAAAACTTTTTTGATGTTCGATTTTTTCATAATCATTTTTGCACCAATGCATTTCATTTTCAGGGCTTATCATGGCATATAGCCATGTGCCACCTTCGCTAAAATTCATTGACTTGGTTTGGGTTCTATAAGGTTTTGGTGCCCACCATTGATCCAGAATGTCTGGATTTGTCCATGCCTCCCAAACCAGTGGTAGGTCGGCAGCAAACTCCCGTTTTACATGAACCGTGTTATTTTGTTTGTTTATAATAAAATCAAATTGCAGGTTACTATTCATTTTTTTTGCGTTTTTAATTGTTCTAATACAGCATCTAATTGGTTGAAACGTGTGGCAAGTAGTTGTTTAAATTGTTCGAGCCATTTTTCAATGTCTTTCATTTTTTCAGTATTTAATTGATAAAGAATTTCTCGACCTTTAAAATCTTGTTGCACAATTTCACATTCCGACAAAATTCTTAAATGCTTTGAAACC
This window contains:
- a CDS encoding divalent metal cation transporter, translating into MLSKLRALGPGLLYAGAAVGVSHIVQSTKAGALYGFVLIIAIVLAQIFKYPFFELGPKYAAHTNQNLLQGFAKLGKGSLVVVAILTVGTMFTIQAAVTVVTAGLAIKIFGVNAAPWLVSAGLLLVCFGISAIGKFSVLDNLMKVIMIVLSITTVVAVVSSFYGRPDIGQIGNVQTFDFTKKDIIFLIAFLGWMPAPLDIAIWHSIWGLKNKEAKSTSESDSMFDFKVGYWGTAILAVCFLLLGANVIYGTDIVLEDAAGKYAGQLIDIYTSSIGNWAYYFIAISAFTTMFSTTLTCLDAMPRVMQQLAVVWKNESQVATIQEERKSRLIWMAIIVVGAVVLLRFFISNMTQMVSIATSFSFLTAPILAILSILLVKKHLPPNFWPKWKYVIAWIGVFFLVLLSGFYLSYL
- a CDS encoding YqgE/AlgH family protein, which gives rise to MKPEAGKILISDPFLRDPNFARTIVLVVEHNDNGTLGFVLNNSIDLTLKAALKNDKLPEKEIYQGGPVELNTIHFLHTVGHIIGQSIEILPKVFWGGDFNKAINILEKNPQMANQFVFFLGYSGWGAGQLEDELHEGAWIVGNIGGSTVFNSNLDSTELWKKAMQNLGGKYALLINSPINPELN
- a CDS encoding DoxX family membrane protein, encoding MKNKILNVLSILLGLLMINGGLNKFFEYIPVPDDLPEAMVKLNASLMEISWLIPLVAFAELVGGLLILIPKTRALGALIVFPIMVGILMTSIINMPEGLPLTLILWAVLLWIIYENRKKYLALLG
- a CDS encoding SRPBCC domain-containing protein; this translates as MNSNLQFDFIINKQNNTVHVKREFAADLPLVWEAWTNPDILDQWWAPKPYRTQTKSMNFSEGGTWLYAMISPENEMHWCKNDYEKIEHQKSFSGLDAFCDEKGNTNTDMPRTLWTNTFTQEKNTTIVNIVAQYDSLADLEKIIELGFKEGFTMALGNLDQYLEIQFKLRQENKANNKPRVTTYLNFDGKTEEAFLFYKSVFRTEFAGKGIQRFGDIPAEPGNPTISESIKKMILHVELPIIEGFVLMGTDAPKEMGFNLNIGNNMHICIEPESREEATRLFEELSADGKITMPLADMFFGAYFGEFQDKYGINWMISYQNKK
- a CDS encoding winged helix-turn-helix transcriptional regulator; its protein translation is MSTRRDVFQAIADPTRRAIIMLLAVQAMTPNALAEHFDSSRQAVSKHLRILSECEIVQQDFKGREILYQLNTEKMKDIEKWLEQFKQLLATRFNQLDAVLEQLKTQKK